In Zea mays cultivar B73 chromosome 7, Zm-B73-REFERENCE-NAM-5.0, whole genome shotgun sequence, the following proteins share a genomic window:
- the LOC103634002 gene encoding phospho-2-dehydro-3-deoxyheptonate aldolase 2, chloroplastic, which produces MAGQFAKPRSEPLEERDGVKLPSYRGDNVNGDDFTEKSRVPDPQRMIRAYSQSVATLNLLRALATGGYAAMQRVTQWNLDFMDHSEQGDRYRELAHRVDEALGFMTEQGLQLTTDDY; this is translated from the exons ATGGCTGGCCAGTTTGCCAAGCCAAGGTCCGAACCGTTGGAGGAGAGGGATGGCGTCAAGCTGCCAAGCTATAGGGGCGACAACGTCAACGGCGACGACTTCACCGAGAAGAGTCGCGTGCCAGACCCGCAGAGGATGATCCGCGCCTACTCGCAGTCGGTGGCGACGCTCAACCTGCTCCGCGCGTTGGCGACCGGAGGTTACGCTGCCATGCAGCGCGTCACACAGTGGAACCTCGATTTCATGGATCACAGCGAGCAAGGTGATAG GTACCGCGAATTGGCCCATAGGGTGGATGAGGCTCTTGGGTTCATGACTGAGCAGGGCTTACAGTTGACCACTGACGACTACTGA